The genome window aatgctgaggtaaaaccattctagagtgaagactggttaagtcagaggTATAGTCAGGTTGGTCCGTGGAGAAGGAAGGACCTATTATCTGATAGATGTTTTCTCCTTTGGGAAATCTTTTGACCATAGCAGCCTTCCCAttgctgccttcatgtcccggttcctcaggctgtagatgaggggattaagggaaGGGGGCACCAtggcatagaacacagacaccagcaggtccagtgcagagggagagtctgatattggctttaggtaggcaaAGAAGCCTGATGTGAGGAACAGAGTGACAACGACCAGGTGGGgtatgcaggtggagaaggctttggagcggccctctgccgacggcatcctcagcacggctgagaagatgcggacgtaggagcccacgatgagtACGAAGCAGAAGAAAGTTAAGCAGACGGCGATGGCCAAAATCACATCTTCTGTAACATGGAcagtggaacatgcaagtcttagcaactggggaccgtcgcagaagaactggtggacagtgttggggccacagaaggatagagagaaggtgctggctgtgtacatgatggcattcaaacagctgccgaaccaagaggcagccaacatgcgtacacaggccccgtgggccatgatgatctcatagtgcagggggcggcagatggcaatatagcggtcgtgggacatcaccgtgagcagggccatctctgttccagcgaataaaaatacgaggaatacctgggcagcgcagcccagcagagagatggagttgacattcgtgagggaattgaggatggatttggggactgtgacagagatgtagccgaggtcaatgacggaaaggttcttgaggaaaaagtacatgggagtgtggaactGCCGGTCAATggtggtgacggcaatgatgaagagattccctatcagggctgccagatagaccagctGGAACAGCGTAGCGTGGATCAGCTGCcactcccggatgtcagagaatcccaggaggaggaattctgtcaccgtcgtgatgttagacatggaCTGGGAGGTGTCATGAGCTGCCTGTGGGAGTGAAGAATGAGTGCAAAGTCAACATCCCCAACTGAGCATCCTCTGAGTCTgctattagtgttgggggttttctggagaagagctataaacAATCTCCTGAAAAAGTATAATCTGATGGGTGACAGGAGGCAGCAGTGCATTTTTgcccagatacaacagcaaaaaataacaattgtggtatctgttaagcacttactatgtgtcaaatgcagttctaagtgctggggtagatacacgataaacagtacctcaccatctaagtaggagggagaagggtcttaatccccattttacaggtgatgaaactggggcccagagaggttaaatgacttgctatgatcacctagcaggcaagtggcagagtcaggttaaaacagaggtcctctgactaccaacccTAGACCATGCGGCTACTCAGTAACCCTACTgaatcacatctctgccaagtagcctcctctgattatactctcatttccccactctactgGCATTCTCTTCgatgtcatctatacacttgaatcagtaccctttgagaactttttttctctcttctcccccaggcatacagcatttatgtccatatctttatttgctgccactttcacttcttgtaatttatttgaatgcctgtctccccaactagtattattagctcctttttaaaaaaatggtatttaagtgattactatgtgccaagcacttttctgagcgctgaggtagatgcaaggtaatcaggttttcccacgtggggctcacagttttaatccccttttttacagatggcactgtaaaactgaggcacagagaagttaagtgacttgcccaaagtcacaaagctgacaagtggtggagctccttgagggcagtggtcatgttgtgctgtaattttccaagcacttaatgcagtgctctgcacgtagtaagtgctcaataagtatcatttatgtattgattgatctttgcattagggtctgtatcctttaagaactttgatattcaccgtACCCCCAGTCACATAGCACTTTGCCCATAgtcttatattctgttgcttcccttatttgtattttattttaatgcttgtctctcttaCTATTCTATAAATCCCTTAAGGGAAGGCATCatcgtctacctactctattgtattgtgctctccccagtgcttcatacagtgctctgcaccaaatagcacttaacaaatacaattgattgagatatgattccaggtagaatccagatatatttccatgccagtgagtcagcagatatttactgcaccctcccacaaggtcGTCCACTGCctttcattgacagggatcatggtaaagagtagacctcctctcaaaatctacaacCTCCACCCCTGCTTCTGACCTCATCTTCtaccattcactttccagtggcttcttctacattGCTTGTAAGCATGCTCACGTATCCTTTATCttcaaaaaaaccctctttgtccCTACAACTCCCACCAACtcttgtcctatctccctcctaccattccactccaaactccttgagcaagttgtcacttctcctccaattctgtccttgatccactccaatctggtttccgtcccctttcACCCACTGAAAccaccttctctaaggtcaccagtgatctccttttgcccaatccaatggcctccatcctaatcttccttgacctctcagctgccttcaacactgctgaccacccccttcttgtggaaacgttattcaacctcggcttcactgacattgtcttcTAGTTTTCCGCTCCTTTAcgatctctttcacgggctcctctgcctcccaccctctaaatctaggagtccctcaaggattggttctagatccccttttattctccagatACAACccctcccttggacaattcatttgctaccatgacttcaactaccttctctacatggatgattccctaatctacctctccagctctgactctctccttctcagcagtctcatatttactcttgccttcaagacatttctatttggatttcctgttgtcacctcaaagttaacaagcttaaaacagaactcctcatcttctgacccagactctgtcctccccttgtctttaagatcactgaagacaacaccattatcctccttgtctcactagtctgtacccttgccattatcatcaacatccctctcatttaacccacatattcaatatgtcaccaaatcctgttgctgttaccttcacaacaccattgAAACCCATCCTTAATGGTCCATACtaattgctgctatgttgatccaagcacgtatcatagtctgacttgatgactgcagcaggctcttggctgaccttgctgcctcctgtcttttcccagtcCAGTTCACTTTTCACTCTACTGATTGGatcattttctagaaaaatgttcagtccacatctctccactcctcaggaacctccagtggtttcccatgaccctccacatcaaaccgaaACTTTTACCATCGGCTTTCCAGCGCTCAatggccttgccccctcctaccttacctcccccatttcctcctacaacccagcctgcacatttcactcctctaatgtcatcctACTCACTGCCCCTCAGTCTCATATACATCACTgccacctctcatccacatcataCCTCTGACCTGTAGTGCCCTTaatcttcatatgtgacagatgatcattctccccaccttcaaagtcttatcgcaagcacatctcctccaagaggtcttccctaactaagccttcatttcctcttctcccactccctctgcatcacccttgcactaggatttgtaccctctcttcacccctccgttagccccacagcacttatatacttatctgtagtttattaattttaatgtccatcgcacactccagactgtaagctcgttgtaggctggggatgtgtctttttattgttgcattgtactctcccaaatgattagtacagtcctttgtacacggtaagtgtttaataaatatgattgactgattaatcgattgattggtctctccagtccccccaaatccccagcggttgcccatccacctccacatagaatagaaatgccttgctctcagcttttcAATTCTCAATCGGCCCggcccttcatatcttacctggctgattacacactacaacccaggtcacatgcttcactactctaatgccaacctactcattgtacctcaatcatgtctacctcacctctgaccacttgccgATATCCTGCCCCTAATCTGGGACTCTATCCCTGTTAAAATCTGGCAGactctcactctccctatcttcaaagccttataagaatctcacctcttccaagaggccttcccccctcaagccctcatttcccctactgaggaccagagggtgggtctctccccacatcttattgataacttgtgtttggctcagcatttagcatcgtgtttggagtgagtgcttgatcaatcccatgcatttcaggaggaactcactgacctggggtgggttcgtgcttaattgcccctgctgctctcctcatcctgtCATCTGCAGGCCAATGATCGCGTCGTGTGGAGGTTGGCTAACTGTAAAATCATTTCGATTTTAAGCATCATAGATtgtctcctggggctggactgttctgtgactggcacagccttgtccaccgcaaagtcccagaagtgggagcagtacaagtcccaaagggtctccagagcGCAGATCCgggccagtggggcaggccacctggtttcagagatgggacTGTTCCCAGGGtacaaccagggaggaattggttctgccttctcctcagtctcagattgaccatgaTGACGTGATACCTCAGCACTCTGAAGCCAACCCAGCAGACACAAGCCTGGCAAAAGCATGGAAGGGAgggaccatgactcttccctGCCAGATggaaagccccttggggtcagggatcatgtttagtaactctattgtacttttccagtgcttagtacagtgttctgcccacagtaaatggtcaattagtaagattgatagatttattgactgatttatgaggacatcctcctacacattttccagatggagatcctctctagatcactgtgcctgtatttcTAACCCCTCTTTACTGACAAGtaaaccctggcattatccttgactcctctctctcattccaaccAAATATtcaaatctatcactaaatcctgtcgattagTCCATcaagacattgctaaaatctgccctttcctctcgatccaaactactaccacattaatccaatcacttatcttacCACCCAccccttgattactatatcagcctctttgctgacctcccagcctcctgtctctccccactgcagtccatactttactgcccagatcattttctacagaaatgtttagtccacatttcctcactcctcaagaaactccaatgcttgcctatccacctccacatcaaacaaaaactcctcaccacaggttttaaagcactcattcaccttgcgccctcctacctgagtttgctactctcctactacaacccagcacacagaCTTCGCTTCTATAAtgataaccttttcactgtaccttgtcctcatgtatctcaccaccaacagcttgcctatgtcctacctcaggcctggaatgcccttcctcctcataggagacaaaaattactctctcccccttcaaaaccttattgaaggcacatctcctccaagaggccttccctgactaagccctcctttcctcttctccctttcccttctatgacaccctgacttactcccttcattcatcccttgatagcagcagacagcatAGTTCTTTGTGTGTGCTGCAGGTCACAGGAGCTCAACTCAGACTGTGGttttgaaaggggaaaaagagggagccgGGAACAAACTGCTATGGCAACCCGGGGATGCCCCATGGCAGCAAAGGCTTTTGGTGCTGGACTCCTTGACACTTGGGGTGGGTGGACCCCCGTGttgtctccacaggaaacagcccaaggctcccctctttgtcacggaacctgaacctgaggaagccaagggtagcacaGAACAACAAGAAACAGAAAAATACAGAGCAACCACAGTCACACAATAGAGAAATGACACAGTTGTCGTTTTCACACATGTACAGACATACTGGAGTTGGGAAGCTACACTCTAACAAGAAATTCTCAGTAGAGTcttggggaggatggaggctgatttgtgctagtgaggatttcctcataatagaaaattcagcacagagagatggtaaattgcagggttgattgcagtgagagaatatttgggtttatcaatgtccaggTAGGACAGTGTGTTCTGAGTTCATAAACActacccctgccctccaggagatcAATCTTACCACCAGAAATTAATAAACTGCCATGAATTTTGTGTCAGaccccagagatcatgtttaccaactatattttatttcACCTCCCACGTGActggtaagtgctcagcagatagtaaggagtcaataaataccgctgaatgattgatcaattctcttctgggtaagagccgttggagcttcttaatttgattcattccactaagactGTAAATTATCcgaggcaagggattgtgtctaccgatgctattattctgtactctcccaagcacttgatagagtcctcctctcacagtaagcacttaataaataccattgattgatttggaatggtatttattgaggtcccactagctgcaatgcacagtatgaagcatttggaaaggtaaacagaaaggagagatatgtcatctgcccaccaggagtttacactctaacaacaacaaatagaaagaatctattccagattttccaATTCCATGACACGTGTTCAGATTACTCTCCAGGTTTTCTGCCAAACCCTCCATTTGTActtcagactgactgctcacttttcatttgagaggaaaataaagaaaaggggaaagtgagagggaggcagtgtaatagagggaaggagagaagaaaggagaagggaaacaaagacgTCTCTCACTGTAGCAAGGCATGGAGTGAGTAAGAATTGTAGTCTCTGTTTTTCCTGGACCCCTCCATGGAGCATTCttggccactggtcaagattacaagctttataatgataatgataattgtgatatctgttaagcacttaccatacgcCAAGCACACAGTTCTTACCCCACATAGGCtctcagtcaaagtaggagagagaatggttatttcatttccattttacagatattgaaacagaggcacagaaagttttactgacttttccaatgtcacactacagacagtggcagacccaggactggaatccaggtcctcggactcccaggccactgctctttccactaggtcacccagacaatgctgaggtaaaaccattctggagtgaagactggttaagtcagagccaTGGTCAGGGCAGTCCGTGGAGAAAGACCTTTTATCCGACAGATAGTTTCTCCTTTGGGAAATATTTTGGccacagcagccttcccatcgctgccttcatgtcccggttcctcaggctgtagatgaggggattaagagtagggggcaccacggcatagaacacagtcaccagcaggtccagtgcagagggagagtctgatattggctttaaGTAGGCAGAGGTGCCAGACGTGATGAACAGAGCCACGATGACCAGGTGGGGtacgcaggtggagaaggctttggagcggcTCTCCgtcgacggcatcctcagcacggctgagaagatggggacgtaggagcccacgatgagcacgaagcagaagaaagctaagcagatgctgatggctaaactcacatttcctgggacatggtcagtggaacatgcaagcCTTAtcaactggggaccatcgcagaagaactggtggacagtgttggggccacagaaggatagagagaaggtgctggctgtgtacaggatggcattcaaacagctgctgaaccaagaggcagccaacatgcctacacaggccccgtgggccatgatgatctcatagtgcagggggcggcagatggcgacatagcggtcgtgggacatcaccgtgagcagggccaactctgatccaacgaataaaaatacgagg of Tachyglossus aculeatus isolate mTacAcu1 unplaced genomic scaffold, mTacAcu1.pri scaffold_280_arrow_ctg1, whole genome shotgun sequence contains these proteins:
- the LOC119923821 gene encoding putative olfactory receptor 14L1, with product MSNITKVTEFLLLGFSDIRELQLIQAALLLLVYLAALMGNLFIVAITTFDRQFHTPMYFFLKNLSVIDLGYISITVPKSVFNSLTNVNSISLLGCAAQVFLVFLFVGSELALLTVMSHDRYVAICRLAISICLAFFCFVLIVGSYVPIFSAVLRMPSTESRSKAFSTCVPHLVIVALFITSGTSAYLKPISDSPSALDLLVTVFYAVVPPTLNPLIYSLRNRDMKAAMGRLLWPKYFPKEKLSVG
- the LOC119923820 gene encoding olfactory receptor 14A16-like — its product is MSNITTVTEFLLLGFSDIREWQLIHATLFQLVYLAALIGNLFIIAVTTIDRQFHTPMYFFLKNLSVIDLGYISVTVPKSILNSLTNVNSISLLGCAAQVFLVFLFAGTEMALLTVMSHDRYIAICRPLHYEIIMAHGACVRMLAASWFGSCLNAIMYTASTFSLSFCGPNTVHQFFCDGPQLLRLACSTVHVTEDVILAIAVCLTFFCFVLIVGSYVRIFSAVLRMPSAEGRSKAFSTCIPHLVVVTLFLTSGFFAYLKPISDSPSALDLLVSVFYAMVPPSLNPLIYSLRNRDMKAAMGRLLWSKDFPKEKTSIR